In Nocardia sp. NBC_00403, the DNA window CGCCGAGCTCGATGAGCGGCGCGAAGATCATCTCGAGCACCGTGAACAGTGGATCGGTGATCGGGTTCAGTTTCAGCGCGACCACCCGGTTGTGCGCGTAGAGCTCGTACAACGCATCCAGCGGCGGAATCGAGGTGATGTTGCCTGCGCCGAGTATCGCGCCGATGCCCGCCGTTGCCGTCGGGTCGAGCTGGGCGAGCCCGGCGCGTCGGCGCGCGGTGCCGGCGTCGACCCCGGGCCGCAGCCACACCTCGCCCCGGAAGCCGCTGAGCAGCAGCCGGTCGTAGACATCCAGCGGCAGGATCGGCACCGCGACCCGATCTCCTGGCGCCGCGGTCAGCGCAACCCCGTCGAGCGGACTGCGCCCCTGCTCCAGCGCCGTCAGCGTGGCCGACAGCGCGGCTGTGGCCTGCAGCAGCGTCATCGGACCCGACATCCATTCCTCACCGACCAGCGGTGAGTCCTCATCGAGCCCCTTCCAGGTGCGAGCGGCACGCACCCAGTCGGCGGCGAAGCGTCCGGTTCGGGTGTGGATTTCGTCGAGGAGCTCGCGACGACGGCGCAGCGAAGTCTGGGCCCACACCTTCTCGCCCGCGGTCAGATCGGACAGTGCGCTATCGATTTCTGTTTCGTCGAAAGTTGTGCCCACAAACCAACTATGCGCGCGAACAGGGCCCGATGGCCCACATCCTGGGATATCGGCGTGAAACAGCAACACCGCGCCTATTAGGCGGCTGCCTCGCCTTCGCTCGGCCCAGCGCGGCTGTCGGCGGACTGCGTCCCACAGTGCCATTAGGCGGCTGCCTCGCCTGCGCTCGGCCCGGCGCGGACTGCGGTCGGACTACGTCCGGCTGCGCCTATTAGGCTGGTCACCCATGATCGACCTCCGATTCCTGCGGGACAACCCTGACGCGGTCCGCGCCTCGCAGCGCGCCCGCGGCGAAGACCCCGCCCTCGTCGACGCCCTGCTCGAAGCGGACGCGGCGCGCCGTGCGGCGGTGGCCACCGCCGACAACCTGCGTGCCGAGCACAAGGCCATGGGCAAGCTGGTCGGCAAGGCGAGCCCGGAGGAACGGTCCGCGCTGCTCGCGCAGGCACAGGAGATGTCGGTGAAGGTCAAGGAGGCCGAGGTGGCGCAGCACGCCGCCGACGCCGACCTGGACGCCGCGCAGCGCGCCCTTTCGAACGTCGTGCAGGAGGGCGCGCCCGCGGGCGGCGAGGCCGACTACATCGTCTTGGAGACCATCGGCACGCCAACGGAATTCGATTTCGAGCCGAAGGACCATCTGGAACTCGGCGAGTCGCTCGGGCTGATCGACATGGAGCGCGGCGCGAAGGTCTCGGGCGCGCGCTTCTACTTCCTCACCGGATACGGCGCGCTGTTGCAACTGGGGCTGCTGCAGCTGGCCGCGCAACGAGCGGTCGCCAACGGCTTCACCATGATGATTCCGCCCGTGCTCGTCCGGCCGGAGATCATGGCGGGTACCGGGTTCCTCGGCCAGCACTCGGCAGAGGTCTACCACCTCGCCGACGATGATCTATACCTGGTCGGCACCTCGGAGGTGCCGCTCGCCGGCTACCACTCGGGCGAGATCCTCGATCTGAGCGACGGTCCGAAGCGGTATGCGGGTTGGTCGTCGTGCTTCCGTCGCGAGGCGGGCAGCTACGGCAAGGACACCCGCGGCATCATCCGGGTGCACCAGTTCGACAAGGTCGAGATGTTCGTCTACACCACGCCGGAGCAGGCCGACGCCGAGCATCGGCGGCTGCTGGCGTGGGAGCAGGACATGCTGGCCGCTGTCGAGGTCCCTTATCGGATCATCGATGTCGCGGCAGGCGATCTCGGCAGCTCGGCGGCGCGCAAATTCGATTGTGAGGCGTGGGTGCCCACCCAGCAGGCCTACCGTGAGCTCACTTCGACCTCGAACTGCACCACCTTCCAGGCGCGCAGGCTGTCGGTGCGGTACCGGGACGAAAACGGAAAGCCGCAGATCGCCGCCACTTTGAATGGCACACTGGCGACCACGCGCTGGATCGTGGCGATTCTGGAGAACAACCAGCAGGCCGACGGTTCGGTGCGGGTGCCCGCCGCGCTGGTTCCGTTCGTCGGAACCGACGTATTGCGACCGACCAAATAGGCGGTGGCCGAACATTCGTCCGTCCAAGCGCCCTCTGCTCACCATCCGTCAGGCACTGTGTCAGCGGTATCGGCCGAGGGAGACATTGCGGGCGAATCGCGCTAGCCGAACGGGTCGCCGGACCCCATAGCCGCTGGTTCGCCATGCCGGATTCACGGGATGTGGCAACCAGTGCGAATCGTTACCTCTAGGCTATTGCCCGTGCGAGGAATCGGGGCGCGCGGCGATACCCGAACCCGGGTGCGGGCGGCATCGGCGCTGGCGACAGCTATGGTCATGGCTCGGACCACCGGGGCGTTCTACGTCATGGGTGGTGTGCTTGGCCTGATTATTACTGCCATCGCACCGGGAGACGAGGGTAATCGACCGCTGGTCGGTACAGCTGCGGCGATTGCGCTGACGCTGGGACTCACGCTGCTCGCGTGGGGGCCGCGACTGCCGCATTCCATTCATCACGGGTACGTCGCCATCGCGACGGTCCTGGTGACGGTCGCGGTGCATTCGTTCCCGAACACGGTCGGCGCGATCGGCCTCGCCTCGTTCTATGTCTTCGTCGCCTGTGATGCGGCGCTGTTCTTCGCCTGGTCGCAGGCGCTCGCGCACATCGCGTTCGCCATGGTGTTGTGCCTCTGGGTGCTGCCCGCGCGGCCCGTTGTCCCCGGCCTGCCCTGGTGGTCCGGGTTGATTCCGGCAGGCGTGACCTTCGGTGTGGGTGTCGTCGTCGGCATCCTGACCAGGATGGCCTCCGAAGCCGATATCGATGTGCTCACCGGTCTGCTGAACCGGCGTGGCTTCGACCGCGCGCTGAACACCGCGATCGAGCACGCCACCCGCAGCGGGCAGGGCCTCGCGCTGGTGCTCGTCGACCTCGACCGCTTCCAGAAAATCAACGATCACCTCGGCCATCGCGCCGGTGACGCGGTACTACAGCGTGTTGCTGATACCTGGTCCAAGCTGCTCGCTCCCGATCAACGGCTGGCCCGCTACGGCGGCGATGCTTTCGCATTGCTGTTGCCGAATACCACTGAGCAGGCCGCGATCCTGCTGACCGAGCAGTTGCGGGCCGCGGTGACCACCGGGTGTTCCGCGGGCGTCACGTCATGGCAGCCGGGGGAGTCGGGTTCGCTGCTGGTCAGCCGTGCCGACGTCGGCCTGTACCGGGCCAAGCAGGCCGGTCGCAACCGCACGGTACTCGAGTCCTCGCGGCAGCTGCCGCTGGCCGTCGAGCTGCGCGAGGCGATCGATCGCGGCGCGTTGGACGTGCACTACCAGCCGATCGTCAGCCTGACCGAGGGCGGCGGCAAGGCGGTCGGTGTGGAGGCGCTGCTGCGCTGGTCGTCGAGCGCGCAGCCCGACGTCACCACCGAGGGGCTGATCCGGGTCGCCGAAGAATACGACCTCATCTCCGACCTCGACGAGCTGGTGTTGCGCAGGGCCTGCGCTGATGCCGCGCGGCTGCAAGAGACCTTCGCCCAGCTCGATCTGACGTTGAATGTGAACGTCAGTGGTCTGGAACTCGCCGAGACCGGCTACGCCGATCGGGTTGCGAACATTCTCGCGAGCACCGGCTGGCCCGCCGACCAGCTGGTGCTCGAGGTCACCGAGAGCGAACTCGCCGCCGAATCCCAGACGGCCATCGGCAATCTGCACATCCTGCGTGAGCGGGGCGTGCGCATCGCCATCGACGATTTCGGCACCGGATACTCCTCGCTGAGCCGGCTCGCCACCCTGCCCAGCGACATCCTCAAGGTCGACCAGTCCTTCGTCGCCGCGATCCGCTCGGATTCCCCGGCCCCGCCGCTGCTCGGCGTCATCGCCGCCCTGAGCAGCGCGTTGGACCTACAGGTGATCGCCGAGGGCGTGGAAACCGAATACCAGGCCGCGGTCCTGACCGAGCTCGGATTCGCCCTCGCACAGGGCTACCACTACAGCGATTCACATCCTGTCGCCGACCTGATCAGCGACCTCAACGAGCACAACGGCCGAGTCGGCCCCGGCGCGTCGGACCGTGAGATCGGCGACGGCGACCTGCACGCTGCCAACGGCTGGCTGCCGCTCGGGTGAGCCGCGTTCGACATCCTCGCCGCTAGCTGTCCGTCGAGGGTGGACGTCTGCCGCCGGTTGCGTCCCGTGGGCGGTAAGGACCGGGCGCAGGGTGATCGTCGATTCGCGGGTGTCTCGCAGCACTGGGGTCATCATCGAAATCGCTGCCAGGAATCGTGTGCCACCGGATTCAGCTCTGGCCCGGCCGGCCCGGTGACTCGCTCCGCGAAGCCCGGTTCGCCGGTGTGCCCCGAGTACAGAAGGTCTACGGCGGGCCACGCAAGGGCGACTGAGTCGAGTCGGCCGGCGGCGTCGTGATCGATGCCGTCCAGGAATTCGATTGTGCCTATGGCGCCGGGTTCGATTAGGGGCTTTGTGCTGTCTCGGGGCTCGCCATCTTCGACAGGCGCACGGATTCCGTCTGCGCCGCGCGATTCGGCGCAGTCGCCTCCGCGCGAGCTTCGAGTCGGGCCGTAGGTGAGGGAGCGTGCGGGCGAGCTGAACAGCGGTGTGGACGAGTCGAGACGCCTGCGAGTGGGCCGTAGGTGAGGGAGCGTGCGGCGATCTGAACAGCGGTGCGGTCGAGTCGAGAAGCCTGGGAGTGGGCCGTATCGGTGCACGAAAGTCTCGTGCGGCCAGCCCCTTCTGCGCCGTGGGAATCACTTGACGGGCTGCGGCGGGGCGACCAAGCTGAGCATCATGCGGTTGCTCTTCTACGGCTGTTGAGCCGATAGGTCGCTACGCGTCCGGTTGACGGGTCGCGTCGGCAAACTCGGCCTTCATGCCCTCACGGTTCGGGCGGTGCTCTTCAAGGGCATCGGTGAGCTCATCCCGCTGTATGCGCTGTACGCGTTGCTGTTCGCTGATCATGGGTTGAACACCGGGCAGATCTCCTCGCTGTTCGCGATCTGGTCGACCACCGCGTTCCTGCTCGAGGTGCCCTCCGGTGCCTGGGCGGACACAGTGTCGCGGCGAGCTCTGCTTGTACTCAGCGGTGTGCTGCTGACCGCGGGATTTGCGGCATGGACCCTGCTTCCCACCTATCTCGGCTTCGCGGCAGGTTTCGTCCTGTGGGGTGTTTCCGGCGCATTGCAGTCCGGAACCTTCGAGGCACTGCTCTATGACGAGCTCGCCGCACAAGGCGAGCGCGCGGCCTACCCGCGCATCCTCGGCTACGCGCGAGCCGCCTCGGAAGCCGCGATTGTGATCGCCATTCTCGCCGCGACACCGCTGTACATCTGGGGCGGATACGCCCTGCTCGGCTGGTCCAGCATCGTCATCGCCGCAACCCACACCCTCCTCGGTCTGTCGCTCCCGAGCGCACCGAAGGCAGTGTCCGCCGCAGCTGTCGAGGACCTGGAAGACGATGCCGCCGAAGCCGATCCGCCCCGATCACCGCAGCAACGCCGCTCAGCGCCGGGCGTCGATAGCTCGACCTCACCGCTAGCGGTATGCGCGGCGTACGCCGACGGCCCGGAACATGATGTCGTTGCGAATGATTCAGCGCAATCACCGGCCGGCCCCTCCGTGGCCTGTGCTGAAGTTCCGACCACATCGGACGGATCGACGACCACTGCTGCCGGGATCCGGTCTGCCGAATCAGTCCAGCCTGCAGGAGTATCCCTCGCAGGAGTATCCAATGATCGCGCCGCGCTGTCTGATGGTTGTGCTGCGCTGTCTGATGGTTGTGCTGCGCTGTCTGATGGTTGTGCTGCGCTGTCTGATGGTTGTGCTGCGCTGTCTGATGGTCGTGCTGCGCGGTCCGATGGTCCTGCTGTGGTGGTGGACGTCGCTGAATGTGGCGGCGGACCGGATCGTCCCGCAGCGCTATCGACGAGCCAGTCGGCCGCCCATCGCGGTCGCTCGACAGTTTTGTGTGGTGCGATGCTGGTCGACCAGGCCGCGCCCGGCTCAGCTGTGTCGGGGCCGTTCGCCGGGTATCTGACCACGCTGCGCACCGGAGTCGGTGAGGCGATTCGGGTGCGGGCCGTGCGAAACGGCGTGCTGTTGGGGGCGCTGTTGTCCGGGATCACGGCGTTCGACGAGTACTTTGCGCTGCTCGCGGAGTCGGTCGGTGTATCGACTGCCGTGGTGCCGTTGCTGGTCGGAGTGACGGTGCTCGGCTCATTGATCGGTTCGATGTCGGCGGGGCGCACCGAGGCGATGGCGGCGCGGACGATGGCCGTTGCGGTCGGGGTGGGCGGTGTGCTGTTTGCCGGTGGCGCACTGGTCGCCGGACTGGCGATCCGTTGGCCCAGCGCCGTGTATGTGCTTGCCGGCATTGGCTTTACCGCAATCGGCGTCTCCTACGGCATCGTCTACAACGCGAGCATCGTGGCAGGAGCGCGGCTACAGGATGCCATCGAAGGACCCGCCCGCGCGACGGTCACCTCGGTGTCCGGTCTGGCCTCGGAGGTGGTCGCGCTCGCGGTATTCGGCTTCGCCGCCGCCGCAACCTCCTGGCTGTCGATGCCCACGACGGTCGCTCTGCTCGGCGCCACAATCCTGCCGATCGCGCTGGTCACCCCCTCTTGGCTACCCCGCCGCCGAGTGAATGCCGACTGACCGGGCGAGTGGCAAGTGGTGGAGAGGTCTTCTCGTTCTTCGGCCGCAGCCATGACCCGCTCGGCGTGGTCAGTCGAGCGGGCTGCCGATGAGATGGCTTGCGGTGAGCAGGAATTGGTCGGTGGAACGGTCGATGAGGGTTCGGCGGGTGATGGGGAGGGTGCCTGCCAGCCAGCTGTTGGTGGTTTCCCAGAGACCGCCGAGGAGGTGGGTTGCGGCGAATTCGGCGTGTTCGCCGGCGTTTTCGACGACGCCGGCGCCGACTTCTTCGGCGCATACGGCCAGCATGATGCCTGCGAACGAGCGCATCACCTCGGCCCTGCGCATCAGCAGGGCCGGGTTCAGTTGAGCCTCGACGGTGGCGATGCGTGCCTTGCGTGGATCATCGGCGATGAGGTCGACGGCGGCGGCGATGGCGGCCCTGGTCTTCGCGCGGATGTCGGCGCCGGTTGTCATGAACGCGGTGACGACGGCCTGGCCGATCTCGTCGACGATCCGGTCGAACAGTTCGCTGAATACCGAATCGAGGTCGGTGAAGCTCTCGTAGTAGTAGCGCTCCGACAGCTTGGCCTTGGTGCACAGTCCGGAGACGGTCAGCCTGGCAAAACCCGAGGTCCCGATGATTTCCAGTGCCGCATCCAGCAGCGCGGCGCGGCGGCGCGCCCGGCGCTGTTCGATCGGCACGCCACCGTAGGACCGCGAGGTGGTAGTCATCGGAGACCATTCTGGCATAGATCCTTGCCAGATTTTCAATTCTGTGAGACGTTCTTGTCAGAAGGTGCCCGATGCGTGCACCGACGCGAACCTCGAACCGATGGGTGAAGTGCAATGACGCATGACAACCAGCTGCTACCCACGCCGCCGCTGTTCACCGAGTTCCCCTTCCGGCAGGCTGTTCCGGTCCTCGCGCCGGGCGATCTGCGCTGCACCGCCGCCCAGCGCGATTCGTTCCGCCGCTTCGCGCAGGCAGGCGATCCGCTGGCCGACGACGTAGTGGCGATGATCCAGCGCCTGCCGGTCGGCGAGGGCCGCCGGATGTTCGAGATCGCCGTCGAGCAGGGCATCGATGCGGTGCCGGACGCGCCGCAAGAGCTGCGGGCACTCTTCGGACAAGTCGAGGCAGACCCGTACTGGCTCGACCGCGGCAAGATCGATCGCGGTGCCCGCGTCGTCGGCCGCACCAGTGTCTGGGGCGGCATAGCCATGGGTATGTTCGCCCTGATGGGCGGCTATCTCGCCTCCCGTGCGGACAAAACGCTCGTCGGCACCGGCGACCTGAACGCGATGGCGCCGCGCCGACTCGCCGAAACCACACAGTGGTGGCTGGATGTCACCACTCCCGGTGGGCTGCAACACAATCGGGTCGGATACCAGAGCGTGCTGCGGGTGCGCCTGATGCACGCGCTGGTGCGCGCGGGCATGAATCGACGGCCCGACTGGGATTACGCCGCATGGGATCAGCCGGTGAACCAAGTGCTCACCGTCGGTACCCTCGGCCTGTTCTCCATGGCGAATCTGGTTGGCGCGCAGGCGCTGGGGCTGCGATTCTCCGCCAAGGAAAAGGACGCGGTCTTCCACCTGTGGCGCTACGTCGGCTTCCTGCTCGGCATCGACGCCGAGATCCTGCCGACCTGTGAAACCGACACCTGGCGCGCCTTCTGGATCCTCGCCGACACCGAATTCATCCCCGATGAGGACTCCCGTCTCTTGGCCCAGGCCCTCGTCACCGCCGCGGGCGGCCTGTTCGTCGGCAACGACACCGCTCCACAGCGCCTGGTCCGCAAGGCGGTCACCGGCTACATGGTCGCCTACAGCCGAATCATCCTCGGCCCGACCAACTCCGACTTCCTCGGCCTACCGAACAACAAACTTTTCCAGAGCGCGGTCATGGCCACCGCCGTCGTCAACGGCGTCCTGGAAATCCCCCGCCAACTCCTCCCCGGTGCCACCCGATTCCACGAACAACTGGGCGCCCGCATCCGTACCCGCCTGGTCCGCGGCTCCATCGCCCGCAACGGCGGCGACCGCACTTATGCCCGCCACGACACCTTCGCCACCCACCGCACGGCACTACGCGCGGGGTAGCTCGCGCGAGCACTGGTTAGGGTTGCGTCCCAGTAACTTTGGGTAATGGCGTTAGTGAAATGGTGGCCGCCAATGCGGTGGCGGCCACCATTTCTCTCACGTCGACCCGAGCAGGGTGCACGGCTTTCGGAGTGCGGACTGGCTATGGGCGCGTGGCGAGGCGGAGGCGTAGTCGGGATGCGGACGGGGCGCGGTACCGTGCGGGGGTGACCGGGCGGCGGCAGGCGGGGCTGGTCTTCGGCTTCTGTATCGGGGCCGGGGTGGCGGTGCAGGGGCGGGTCAATGGTGCGCTGGGGGCGCGGTTGCATGACGGAATCGCTGCCGCGTGCATCAGTTTCGGCCTCGGGCTGGTGCTGCTCGGCGTTGCGTTCGTTGTCAGTCGCCGCCTGCGTGGCGGGCTCGCGCGGGTGCGGGTAGCGCTGGAATCCGGTGAGCTGCGCCTATGGCAGTTGCTCGGCGGGCTGTGCGGTGCTTTCTTCGTCGCGTGTCAGGGGCTTACGGTCGCCGCGATCGGTGTCACCGCGTTCACGGTGGCTGTGGTGGCAGGTCAGCTGGTGAGCAGTCTGGTGGTGGATCGTCTCGGTGTGGCTCCC includes these proteins:
- the serS gene encoding serine--tRNA ligase, with translation MIDLRFLRDNPDAVRASQRARGEDPALVDALLEADAARRAAVATADNLRAEHKAMGKLVGKASPEERSALLAQAQEMSVKVKEAEVAQHAADADLDAAQRALSNVVQEGAPAGGEADYIVLETIGTPTEFDFEPKDHLELGESLGLIDMERGAKVSGARFYFLTGYGALLQLGLLQLAAQRAVANGFTMMIPPVLVRPEIMAGTGFLGQHSAEVYHLADDDLYLVGTSEVPLAGYHSGEILDLSDGPKRYAGWSSCFRREAGSYGKDTRGIIRVHQFDKVEMFVYTTPEQADAEHRRLLAWEQDMLAAVEVPYRIIDVAAGDLGSSAARKFDCEAWVPTQQAYRELTSTSNCTTFQARRLSVRYRDENGKPQIAATLNGTLATTRWIVAILENNQQADGSVRVPAALVPFVGTDVLRPTK
- a CDS encoding putative bifunctional diguanylate cyclase/phosphodiesterase — encoded protein: MRGIGARGDTRTRVRAASALATAMVMARTTGAFYVMGGVLGLIITAIAPGDEGNRPLVGTAAAIALTLGLTLLAWGPRLPHSIHHGYVAIATVLVTVAVHSFPNTVGAIGLASFYVFVACDAALFFAWSQALAHIAFAMVLCLWVLPARPVVPGLPWWSGLIPAGVTFGVGVVVGILTRMASEADIDVLTGLLNRRGFDRALNTAIEHATRSGQGLALVLVDLDRFQKINDHLGHRAGDAVLQRVADTWSKLLAPDQRLARYGGDAFALLLPNTTEQAAILLTEQLRAAVTTGCSAGVTSWQPGESGSLLVSRADVGLYRAKQAGRNRTVLESSRQLPLAVELREAIDRGALDVHYQPIVSLTEGGGKAVGVEALLRWSSSAQPDVTTEGLIRVAEEYDLISDLDELVLRRACADAARLQETFAQLDLTLNVNVSGLELAETGYADRVANILASTGWPADQLVLEVTESELAAESQTAIGNLHILRERGVRIAIDDFGTGYSSLSRLATLPSDILKVDQSFVAAIRSDSPAPPLLGVIAALSSALDLQVIAEGVETEYQAAVLTELGFALAQGYHYSDSHPVADLISDLNEHNGRVGPGASDREIGDGDLHAANGWLPLG
- a CDS encoding MFS transporter, giving the protein MLFKGIGELIPLYALYALLFADHGLNTGQISSLFAIWSTTAFLLEVPSGAWADTVSRRALLVLSGVLLTAGFAAWTLLPTYLGFAAGFVLWGVSGALQSGTFEALLYDELAAQGERAAYPRILGYARAASEAAIVIAILAATPLYIWGGYALLGWSSIVIAATHTLLGLSLPSAPKAVSAAAVEDLEDDAAEADPPRSPQQRRSAPGVDSSTSPLAVCAAYADGPEHDVVANDSAQSPAGPSVACAEVPTTSDGSTTTAAGIRSAESVQPAGVSLAGVSNDRAALSDGCAALSDGCAALSDGCAALSDGCAALSDGRAARSDGPAVVVDVAECGGGPDRPAALSTSQSAAHRGRSTVLCGAMLVDQAAPGSAVSGPFAGYLTTLRTGVGEAIRVRAVRNGVLLGALLSGITAFDEYFALLAESVGVSTAVVPLLVGVTVLGSLIGSMSAGRTEAMAARTMAVAVGVGGVLFAGGALVAGLAIRWPSAVYVLAGIGFTAIGVSYGIVYNASIVAGARLQDAIEGPARATVTSVSGLASEVVALAVFGFAAAATSWLSMPTTVALLGATILPIALVTPSWLPRRRVNAD
- a CDS encoding TetR/AcrR family transcriptional regulator — translated: MTTTSRSYGGVPIEQRRARRRAALLDAALEIIGTSGFARLTVSGLCTKAKLSERYYYESFTDLDSVFSELFDRIVDEIGQAVVTAFMTTGADIRAKTRAAIAAAVDLIADDPRKARIATVEAQLNPALLMRRAEVMRSFAGIMLAVCAEEVGAGVVENAGEHAEFAATHLLGGLWETTNSWLAGTLPITRRTLIDRSTDQFLLTASHLIGSPLD
- a CDS encoding oxygenase MpaB family protein yields the protein MTHDNQLLPTPPLFTEFPFRQAVPVLAPGDLRCTAAQRDSFRRFAQAGDPLADDVVAMIQRLPVGEGRRMFEIAVEQGIDAVPDAPQELRALFGQVEADPYWLDRGKIDRGARVVGRTSVWGGIAMGMFALMGGYLASRADKTLVGTGDLNAMAPRRLAETTQWWLDVTTPGGLQHNRVGYQSVLRVRLMHALVRAGMNRRPDWDYAAWDQPVNQVLTVGTLGLFSMANLVGAQALGLRFSAKEKDAVFHLWRYVGFLLGIDAEILPTCETDTWRAFWILADTEFIPDEDSRLLAQALVTAAGGLFVGNDTAPQRLVRKAVTGYMVAYSRIILGPTNSDFLGLPNNKLFQSAVMATAVVNGVLEIPRQLLPGATRFHEQLGARIRTRLVRGSIARNGGDRTYARHDTFATHRTALRAG